The Streptomyces spororaveus genome includes a region encoding these proteins:
- a CDS encoding ECF subfamily RNA polymerase sigma factor, BldN family yields the protein MYPPVGVDASGLAQLRATVLDHLRGYVPTAYAVPAFAAAVPAGLGPAGPCYALTDGGATVGRRGRAAGGSNAAGTATQATHRRPTADSDQARMMDLVERAQAGEAEAFGRLYDQYSDTVYRYIYYRVGGKATAEDLTSETFLRALRRISTFTWQGRDFGAWLVTIARNLVADHFKSSRFRLEVTTGEMLDANEVERSPEDSVLESLSNAALLEAVRKLNPQQQECVTLRFLQGLSVAETARVMGKNEGAIKTLQYRAVRTLARLLPEDAR from the coding sequence GTGTACCCACCTGTCGGGGTTGACGCCTCGGGCCTGGCTCAGCTGCGCGCAACGGTCCTCGACCACCTGCGCGGCTACGTCCCCACCGCGTACGCCGTCCCCGCCTTCGCCGCCGCGGTCCCTGCCGGCCTCGGCCCGGCCGGTCCTTGCTATGCCCTGACCGACGGCGGCGCGACGGTGGGCAGACGAGGTCGCGCCGCCGGCGGCTCGAACGCCGCCGGCACCGCCACCCAGGCCACCCACCGCCGCCCCACGGCGGACAGCGACCAGGCCCGGATGATGGACCTGGTCGAACGCGCCCAGGCGGGCGAGGCCGAGGCCTTCGGCCGCCTGTACGACCAGTACAGCGACACGGTCTACCGGTACATCTACTACCGCGTCGGCGGTAAGGCGACCGCGGAGGACCTCACCAGCGAGACGTTCCTGCGCGCCCTGCGCCGGATCTCCACCTTCACCTGGCAGGGCCGCGACTTCGGCGCCTGGCTCGTGACGATCGCCCGGAACCTGGTGGCGGACCACTTCAAGTCCAGCCGCTTCCGGCTGGAGGTCACCACCGGCGAGATGCTCGACGCGAACGAGGTCGAGCGCAGCCCCGAGGACTCCGTCCTGGAGTCCCTCTCCAACGCGGCCCTGCTGGAGGCCGTGCGCAAGCTCAATCCGCAGCAGCAGGAGTGCGTGACCCTGCGCTTCCTGCAGGGCCTCTCGGTCGCCGAGACGGCCCGGGTGATGGGGAAGAACGAGGGCGCCATCAAGACGCTCCAGTACCGGGCGGTGCGCACCCTGGCCCGCCTCCTCCCCGAAGACGCCCGCTGA
- a CDS encoding glutaredoxin family protein has translation MGGMSPLLRRKEKKRPGERTVTLIGRPGCHLCDEAEEVVAKVCAETGAQWEKKDISQDEELYRLHWEQIPVVLVDGEQHTFWRVNPDRLRRALEA, from the coding sequence ATGGGTGGCATGAGCCCTTTGTTGCGCCGTAAAGAAAAGAAGCGTCCCGGCGAGCGGACGGTGACGCTCATCGGGAGGCCGGGGTGCCACCTGTGCGACGAGGCCGAGGAGGTGGTCGCGAAGGTGTGCGCCGAGACGGGTGCGCAATGGGAGAAGAAGGACATCTCGCAGGACGAGGAGCTCTACCGGCTGCACTGGGAACAGATTCCGGTCGTGCTCGTCGACGGCGAGCAGCACACCTTCTGGAGGGTGAACCCCGACCGGCTCCGGCGGGCGTTGGAGGCCTGA
- the hemC gene encoding hydroxymethylbilane synthase: protein MNTRPDQPLRLGTRRSKLAMSQSGHVADAVRAVTGRAVELVEITTYGDVSREHLSQIGGTGVFVTALRDALLRGEVDFAVHSLKDLPTAQPDDLVIAAMPRREDPRDALVARDGLTFEQLPDGARIGTGSPRRTAQLNHLALSLGKRIETVPIRGNVDTRIGFVHDGELDAVVLAAAGLNRIGRGDEATDLLSVDSVLPAPGQGALAVECLASDTDLVAALGALDDPHTRAAVTAERSLLATLEAGCSAPVGAFADLLADGEIVNEMRLRGVVGTLDGTTLVQLSTTGPVPQSYDEAMALGRELADEMLAKGAAGLMGERSL, encoded by the coding sequence ATGAACACACGTCCCGACCAGCCGCTGCGGCTCGGTACGCGGCGGAGCAAGCTGGCCATGTCCCAGTCGGGGCACGTCGCCGACGCGGTACGGGCCGTCACCGGCCGGGCCGTCGAGCTCGTGGAGATCACGACCTACGGCGACGTCTCGCGCGAGCACCTCTCGCAGATCGGCGGGACGGGCGTGTTCGTCACGGCCCTGCGCGACGCGCTGCTGCGCGGCGAGGTCGACTTCGCCGTGCACTCGCTGAAGGACCTGCCGACCGCGCAGCCCGACGACCTCGTGATCGCGGCCATGCCGCGCCGCGAGGACCCGCGGGACGCACTCGTCGCCCGGGACGGTCTGACCTTCGAGCAGCTGCCCGACGGTGCCCGCATCGGTACCGGGTCGCCGCGGCGCACCGCCCAGCTCAACCACCTGGCGCTGTCGCTCGGCAAGCGGATCGAGACGGTGCCCATCCGCGGCAACGTCGACACCCGGATCGGTTTCGTCCACGACGGTGAGCTCGACGCCGTCGTCCTGGCCGCCGCCGGTCTGAACCGGATCGGCCGCGGTGACGAAGCGACCGACCTGCTGTCCGTCGACAGCGTGCTGCCGGCCCCCGGCCAGGGCGCCCTCGCCGTGGAGTGCCTCGCGTCCGACACGGACCTCGTCGCCGCGCTCGGCGCACTCGACGACCCGCACACCCGGGCCGCCGTGACCGCCGAGCGGTCCCTGCTCGCCACCCTGGAAGCAGGCTGCAGCGCACCCGTGGGCGCGTTCGCCGACCTGCTGGCGGACGGGGAGATTGTCAATGAAATGCGCCTGCGCGGCGTCGTCGGAACCCTCGACGGCACGACGCTGGTGCAGCTGTCCACCACCGGTCCCGTGCCCCAGTCGTACGACGAGGCCATGGCGCTCGGCCGCGAACTCGCGGACGAGATGCTGGCCAAGGGCGCGGCCGGTCTGATGGGGGAGCGATCGCTTTGA
- a CDS encoding DUF5667 domain-containing protein, whose amino-acid sequence MIANVTPHRRANAFAQALEDRTPSDLPDPDSAAEQSEAPAEPADHDRLLALASVLGERMPRPVLDPEVKTVQRAQLIAAMETMVLEERAGGGAASDPLVPEQRTGRGAHRATSLRKLRPRSRWSKGIAAGGLTVGVAAGAFSGVAAASTDALPGDHLYPVKRGMEDLKLGMADDDADRGELYLDQASNRLSEARRLMERGRLGDLDHESLGAIRRALAGMKHDAEEGHRLLQAAYERDGSLGPIQKLSSFSRSHRDAWGKLREKLPAQLTDVGGEVESVFQAIDEDVAPLQSLLPKAPEQSRGTTGTPGSSAKPGTPSGAHQSVPAAGTPSGSPAAPSPSGSSRPPAGGLLGGTGDLLNPPAGQQSAPPPSGTPENPKPDITIPPLLPGLLPGLGLGAEDAE is encoded by the coding sequence GTGATCGCGAACGTGACCCCGCACCGGCGGGCGAACGCCTTCGCCCAGGCCCTGGAGGATCGGACCCCGTCCGACCTTCCAGATCCGGACTCGGCGGCCGAGCAGTCCGAGGCACCTGCCGAACCTGCCGACCACGACCGGCTGTTGGCCCTGGCGAGCGTGCTCGGCGAAAGAATGCCGCGCCCAGTGCTGGACCCCGAGGTCAAAACGGTGCAACGAGCCCAGCTCATTGCCGCCATGGAGACCATGGTGCTGGAGGAGAGGGCCGGGGGCGGTGCCGCCTCGGACCCTCTGGTGCCCGAACAGCGGACCGGCCGCGGCGCCCACCGGGCGACCTCGCTCCGGAAATTGCGGCCCCGCTCCCGCTGGTCCAAGGGCATCGCAGCGGGTGGCCTCACCGTGGGTGTGGCCGCAGGGGCCTTCAGCGGAGTGGCCGCTGCCAGCACCGACGCCCTGCCCGGTGACCACCTCTACCCCGTGAAACGGGGCATGGAGGACCTGAAGCTGGGGATGGCCGACGACGACGCGGACCGGGGCGAGCTCTATCTCGACCAGGCCTCGAACCGTCTGTCGGAAGCCCGTCGGCTGATGGAGCGAGGCCGGCTGGGCGACCTGGACCACGAGTCCCTGGGCGCGATCCGCCGGGCCCTGGCGGGCATGAAGCACGACGCGGAGGAAGGCCACCGCCTCCTCCAGGCCGCGTACGAACGGGACGGCTCGCTCGGCCCGATCCAGAAGCTGTCGTCGTTCTCCCGCTCGCACCGCGACGCGTGGGGCAAGCTCCGCGAGAAGCTCCCGGCGCAGCTCACGGACGTGGGCGGTGAGGTGGAGTCGGTCTTCCAGGCCATAGACGAAGACGTGGCTCCGCTGCAGAGCCTGCTCCCCAAGGCACCGGAGCAGTCCCGCGGCACCACGGGTACCCCCGGCTCGTCCGCCAAGCCGGGCACGCCCAGCGGGGCCCACCAGTCCGTCCCGGCCGCCGGCACGCCGTCCGGCAGCCCGGCGGCGCCGTCGCCCTCGGGCAGCTCCCGGCCCCCCGCCGGTGGCCTCCTCGGCGGTACGGGCGACCTGTTGAACCCGCCCGCGGGACAGCAGTCGGCGCCGCCCCCCTCGGGCACGCCGGAGAACCCGAAGCCGGACATCACCATCCCGC
- a CDS encoding redox-sensing transcriptional repressor Rex has translation MATGRTHRPATRSRGIPEATVARLPLYLRALTALSERSVPTVSSEELAAAAGVNSAKLRKDFSYLGSYGTRGVGYDVEYLVYQISRELGLTQDWPVVIVGIGNLGAALANYGGFSARGFRVAALIDADPAMAGKPVAGMSVQHTDDLEKIIEENGVSIGVIATPAGAAQQVSERLIAAGVTSILNFAPTVLSVPDGVDVRKVDLSIELQILAFHEQRKAGEEAAAAAAGGSSVGGAAPAAAVVPPAGRTAAEQRKGGPEGDVPAVMPA, from the coding sequence GTGGCAACTGGCCGAACTCACCGACCGGCGACCCGCAGCCGAGGTATTCCCGAGGCCACTGTCGCCCGGCTTCCGCTGTACTTGCGTGCCCTCACCGCGCTCTCCGAGCGATCGGTGCCCACGGTGTCCTCCGAGGAGCTCGCGGCCGCCGCCGGAGTCAACTCCGCGAAGCTGCGCAAGGACTTCTCGTACCTCGGTTCCTACGGGACCCGCGGCGTCGGCTACGACGTCGAGTACCTCGTCTACCAGATCTCCCGCGAGCTCGGCCTGACCCAGGACTGGCCGGTTGTCATCGTCGGCATCGGCAACCTCGGCGCCGCCCTGGCCAACTACGGCGGCTTCTCCGCGCGCGGGTTCCGCGTCGCGGCGCTGATCGACGCCGACCCGGCGATGGCCGGCAAGCCGGTCGCCGGCATGTCCGTCCAGCACACCGATGATCTGGAGAAGATCATCGAGGAGAACGGCGTCTCGATCGGCGTGATCGCGACCCCCGCGGGCGCGGCCCAGCAGGTCAGCGAGCGGCTGATCGCGGCCGGCGTCACCTCCATCCTGAACTTCGCGCCCACCGTGCTGTCCGTGCCCGACGGCGTGGACGTGCGCAAGGTCGACCTCTCCATCGAGCTCCAGATCCTCGCCTTCCACGAGCAGCGCAAGGCCGGTGAGGAAGCGGCCGCCGCGGCCGCCGGCGGCTCCTCCGTGGGCGGCGCCGCCCCCGCCGCGGCCGTGGTGCCGCCGGCCGGGCGGACCGCCGCCGAGCAGCGCAAGGGCGGGCCCGAGGGCGACGTCCCGGCGGTGATGCCGGCATGA
- a CDS encoding glutamyl-tRNA reductase has protein sequence MSLLVVGLSHRSAPVSVLERASLSADAKVKLLHDTLAAEPATEATVLATCNRIELYADVDKFHAGVAELSTLLAQHSGVALEELTPYLYVHYEDRAVHHLFSVACGLDSMVVGEGQILGQIKDALALGQELHTAGRLINDLFQQALRVGKRAHSETGIDRAGQSLVTFGLEQLAVRTPVAEWAAGKRALVIGAGSMSSLAAATLARVGVAEIVVANRTADRAERLAEILVASGTGVRASAVPMAAVPDELTRVDVVVSCTGATGLVLTADDVLDAVSWGSAAGPDAAGAAWSVPVTERGSAPDPAPQSPAGLDSADAAGSAQASAGLDSGLDSDVLARLVAAARAGGRLADAGAARTISATPEADGCPVGPDGRSALTGVDANSLELHGTWADQGEAAAQRQPRRSTRTPAHATTVRLALLDLAMPRDIDAAVHRIPGVRLVDIESLAEASADAPMAADVDAVRGIVAQEVAAFGAAQRAAHITPTVVALRAMAAEVVAMEVARLDGRVPDLDERQRAEVTQTVRRVVDKLLHAPTVRVKQLASEPGGAGYAEALRELFDLDPQTVASVSRADAADPMNDDDPGRAS, from the coding sequence ATGAGTCTGCTCGTCGTAGGGCTGAGCCACCGCAGCGCACCCGTGAGCGTGCTGGAGCGGGCCTCGCTGTCCGCCGATGCCAAGGTGAAGCTGCTGCACGACACCCTCGCCGCCGAACCGGCGACCGAGGCGACCGTGTTGGCCACCTGCAACCGGATCGAGCTGTACGCGGACGTGGACAAGTTCCACGCCGGCGTCGCCGAGCTGTCCACGCTGCTCGCGCAGCACAGCGGCGTCGCGCTGGAGGAGCTCACCCCGTACCTGTACGTGCACTACGAGGACCGGGCGGTGCACCACCTGTTCTCGGTGGCGTGCGGCCTGGACTCGATGGTCGTCGGCGAGGGACAGATCCTCGGCCAGATCAAGGACGCGCTGGCGCTGGGGCAGGAGCTCCACACCGCCGGGCGGCTGATCAACGACCTGTTCCAGCAGGCGCTGCGGGTCGGCAAGCGGGCGCACTCCGAGACCGGGATCGACCGGGCCGGCCAGTCGCTGGTGACCTTCGGGCTGGAGCAGCTCGCCGTGCGGACGCCGGTGGCCGAATGGGCCGCGGGCAAGCGGGCGCTGGTGATCGGCGCCGGGTCGATGTCCTCGCTGGCCGCGGCGACGCTGGCGCGGGTCGGGGTCGCCGAGATCGTCGTGGCGAACCGGACCGCCGACCGGGCGGAGCGGCTGGCGGAAATTCTGGTTGCCTCAGGCACGGGTGTGCGGGCTTCGGCCGTGCCGATGGCTGCGGTGCCCGATGAACTGACACGAGTCGACGTGGTCGTCTCGTGCACGGGTGCGACGGGGCTGGTGCTGACCGCCGACGACGTGCTCGACGCCGTGTCCTGGGGCTCCGCGGCGGGGCCGGATGCGGCCGGGGCCGCCTGGTCCGTGCCGGTCACCGAACGGGGCTCCGCCCCGGACCCCGCGCCTCAATCGCCGGCGGGGCTGGATTCGGCTGATGCCGCCGGTTCCGCGCAGGCGTCGGCGGGGCTGGATTCGGGGCTGGATTCCGACGTGCTGGCACGGCTGGTCGCCGCCGCCCGGGCCGGAGGCCGCCTGGCCGACGCCGGGGCCGCCCGGACCATCAGTGCCACCCCGGAGGCCGACGGGTGTCCCGTCGGCCCGGACGGCCGGTCCGCGCTGACCGGGGTCGACGCCAACTCCCTCGAACTGCACGGGACCTGGGCCGACCAGGGCGAGGCCGCCGCGCAGCGGCAGCCGCGCCGGAGCACCCGTACCCCCGCCCACGCGACCACCGTCCGGCTCGCGCTGCTCGACCTGGCCATGCCCAGGGACATCGACGCGGCCGTGCACCGGATCCCCGGCGTCCGCCTCGTGGACATCGAGTCGCTCGCCGAGGCCTCCGCCGACGCCCCGATGGCGGCCGACGTGGACGCCGTACGCGGGATAGTCGCCCAGGAAGTGGCGGCCTTCGGGGCGGCGCAGCGGGCCGCGCACATCACGCCCACCGTCGTCGCCCTGCGCGCGATGGCGGCCGAGGTCGTGGCCATGGAAGTGGCGCGGCTCGACGGACGCGTGCCCGACCTCGACGAACGGCAGCGCGCCGAGGTCACCCAGACCGTACGCCGCGTCGTGGACAAGCTCCTCCACGCGCCGACCGTGCGCGTCAAGCAGCTCGCGAGCGAGCCCGGCGGCGCCGGGTACGCGGAGGCGCTGCGCGAACTCTTCGACCTCGACCCTCAGACGGTTGCTTCCGTCAGCCGGGCGGACGCGGCCGATCCGATGAACGACGACGACCCAGGACGGGCATCATGA
- a CDS encoding HAD family hydrolase — protein sequence MAALGWLPPRRRSATARSVLAGEASAEAARKTALAGAPPLTEPETEPEALAEEGPEQTPEAPEEPAFPVAGDDLAAAFFDLDNTVMQGAAIFHFGRGLYKREFFRRRELARFAWQQAWFRLAGVEDPEHMQDARDSALSIVKGHKVSELMSIGEEIYDEYMAERIWPGTRALAQAHLDAGQKVWLVTAAPVETATIIARRLGLTGALGTVAESVDGIYTGRLVGEPLHGPAKAEAVRALAAAEGLDLERCAAYSDSHNDIPMLSLVGHPYAINPDTKLRKHARTNDWRLRDYRTGRKAVKVGVPAAAGVGAIAGGAAAAIALHRRRK from the coding sequence ATGGCCGCTCTCGGATGGCTCCCCCCTCGTCGGCGCTCCGCCACCGCACGCAGCGTGCTGGCGGGCGAGGCCTCGGCCGAGGCCGCCCGCAAGACCGCTCTGGCCGGGGCCCCACCGCTCACCGAACCCGAAACGGAACCGGAAGCCCTCGCCGAAGAGGGCCCGGAGCAGACCCCGGAGGCCCCGGAGGAACCCGCCTTCCCGGTCGCCGGCGACGACCTCGCCGCCGCCTTCTTCGACCTCGACAACACCGTCATGCAGGGCGCCGCGATCTTCCACTTCGGCCGCGGCCTCTACAAGCGCGAGTTCTTCCGGCGCCGCGAGCTCGCCCGCTTCGCCTGGCAGCAGGCCTGGTTCCGGCTCGCCGGCGTCGAGGACCCCGAGCACATGCAGGACGCCCGCGACAGCGCCCTGTCCATCGTCAAGGGCCACAAGGTCTCCGAGCTGATGTCGATCGGCGAGGAGATCTACGACGAGTACATGGCCGAGCGGATCTGGCCGGGCACCCGCGCCCTGGCCCAGGCCCATCTCGACGCCGGCCAGAAGGTGTGGCTGGTCACGGCCGCCCCCGTGGAGACGGCCACGATCATCGCCCGCCGCCTCGGCCTGACCGGCGCCCTGGGCACCGTCGCCGAGTCCGTCGACGGGATCTACACCGGCCGCCTGGTCGGGGAGCCGCTGCACGGCCCCGCGAAGGCGGAGGCGGTCCGCGCCCTGGCCGCCGCCGAGGGGCTGGACCTCGAACGCTGCGCCGCATACAGCGATTCGCACAACGACATCCCGATGCTGTCACTGGTCGGACATCCGTACGCGATCAATCCGGACACAAAACTGCGCAAGCATGCCCGCACCAACGACTGGCGGCTGCGCGACTATCGGACCGGCCGCAAGGCCGTGAAGGTCGGCGTCCCGGCGGCCGCCGGCGTCGGCGCGATCGCGGGCGGCGCGGCCGCGGCCATCGCCCTGCACCGCCGCCGCAAGTAA